From a region of the Impatiens glandulifera chromosome 4, dImpGla2.1, whole genome shotgun sequence genome:
- the LOC124933937 gene encoding putative pentatricopeptide repeat-containing protein At5g43820 — protein MVVVLCKRITAFFQGFDRIRYYRTTRLFSSLTFPSSITADEPLSDEINIRPCIHESHILAKLSNLLPIHQSISTTFLNPSVEDNSMNQLETRSLDGFLSPEDKLRGIFLHKLTGKAAIEHALTNANIEVSIDIVSRVLDRGSLSGESMVIFFKWFIKQKKISNDLDSYHIILKALGRRKFFKHMLDVLHDMNLDSITLNSNTLTILIDSFTRAHQVSKAVQLFENLEDFGGKCDTVSFNVLLLCLSKRSHVGAANSLLNKMKGKIPFNLTSYNVIISGWAKLGRISEMELVLKTMTDDGHKPDCFTFSYIISGFGRAGRMDEALKIFNNIDEADTIVYNAMISNFIAVGKFDEFMKCYMLILNNGCEPNMDTYRMMICGLLKSRKVADAVEMFNVMLDRGNIPSMGDITLFIEPLCSYGPPYAALLIYNKVKKKGFKLSLKAYKLLIARLSRLGKCGLILNIWDDMEKAGYSSDAEVYECVVDGLCKVGQLQNAVLVVEESLRKGFCPSRVVWGRLRDKLLGSDKVDCVRDLFLKIKDGRKICNAKRNWRAMGWHV, from the coding sequence ATGGTGGTCGTCCTGTGTAAACGAATCACTGCTTTCTTCCAAGGTTTTGACAGAATCCGGTACTATCGAACAACCCGTCTCTTCTCCTCTCTTACCTTCCCATCGTCCATTACAGCTGACGAACCATTATCTGATGAAATCAATATCAGACCTTGTATCCATGAATCTCATATTTTGGCCAAGTTATCAAATCTCTTACCAATCCATCAGAGCATTTCCACAACGTTTCTAAACCCTTCAGTTGAAGACAACTCCATGAATCAACTTGAAACTAGAAGCCTGGATGGATTTCTCTCTCCGGAAGATAAACTTCGAGGAATCTTTCTTCACAAACTCACAGGCAAAGCGGCAATTGAACATGCTTTGACAAACGCCAACATTGAGGTGAGCATCGATATCGTTTCTAGGGTTCTAGATAGAGGGAGTTTAAGTGGTGAATCAATGGTTATATTCTTCAAATGGTTtatcaaacaaaagaaaatctCTAATGATTTAGATTCCTACCACATAATACTGAAAGCATTAGGTAGAAGGAAGTTCTTCAAGCATATGTTGGATGTGCTCCATGATATGAATCTTGATAGCATAACTCTCAATTCCAATACACTGACGATCTTAATCGATAGCTTCACCCGAGCTCATCAAGTCTCGAAAGCAGTTCAACTGTTTGAAAATTTGGAAGACTTTGGTGGAAAATGTGATACAGTTTCTTTCAATGTTCTTTTGCTATGTTTGTCTAAACGGTCCCATGTAGGTGCTGCAAACTCTTTGCTTAACAAAATGAAAGGAAAGATCCCCTTTAATCTTACAAGTTATAATGTTATTATCAGTGGATGGGCTAAGCTTGGCAGGATTTCTGAAATGGAATTAGTTTTGAAGACAATGACCGACGATGGACATAAGCCCGATTGCTTTACTTTCAGTTACATCATCTCAGGTTTTGGTAGAGCAGGCCGAATGGATGAAGCATTGAAGATCTTTAATAACATAGATGAAGCTGATACCATTGTTTACAATGCAATGATTTCTAACTTCATAGCAGTTGGTAAGTTTGATGAATTCATGAAATGCTACATGTTGATTTTGAACAATGGCTGTGAACCAAACATGGATACTTACAGAATGATGATCTGTGGTCTACTAAAATCTCGAAAGGTAGCGGATGCAGTTGAAATGTTCAATGTAATGCTTGACAGAGGAAATATCCCTAGCATGGGGGATATAACTTTATTCATTGAACCATTATGTAGTTATGGTCCCCCTTATGCTGCTTTGTTGATTTATAATaaagtgaagaagaaggggTTCAAGTTGTCGTTAAAAGCGTATAAACTTTTAATTGCACGTCTTTCTAGACTTGGTAAATGCGGGTTGATTTTGAATATATGGGACGATATGGAGAAAGCGGGCTATTCTTCTGATGCAGAAGTGTATGAATGTGTGGTCGATGGACTCTGTAAGGTAGGTCAGCTTCAAAATGCGGTTCTGGTTGTGGAAGAGTCGTTGCGTAAAGGTTTTTGTCCGAGTAGGGTAGTATGGGGAAGGTTACGAGATAAATTGTTGGGTTCAGATAAAGTTGATTGTGTCCGTGATCTCTTCTTGAAGATTAAGGATGGGAGGAAAATTTGTAATGCTAAGAGAAATTGGCGAGCTATGGGTTGGCATGTTTGA